The genomic window AGCTCTGGCTGACGGCGACCGGCACGTCCAGCCCCTACGGCCAGGAGCTGGGGCAGGTGGGCACCCAGGGCGGGGCGCGGTTCGGCTACGTGCCCAACGCGAAGGCCGACAGGTCCATCGGCACGTCGAGGGGCGTCTCGCAGTCGTCGCTCGCGAGCCCGCTGGCGAGCGAGGGGCTCGTCTATCGCCTGGACAACCTGAACACCCTGAGCACGTTCTACACCACGAACCTGACGCAGGCCATCACGCTCGCCAACGACCCGTCCACCTATGTGTCCCTCGGGGCGAGCTTCGAGCAACCGGCGACGCCGGGCGGCGTGCCCGTCTACGGCTTCCTGAACACGGCCACCCGCACGCAGTTCTACACGACCGATCCCCAGGCGGCCGCCGCCGCGGCCTCGAACCCGGGGTACGCAAGCGAGGGGGTGGTCTTCCACGCGCTGCCTGCGGGCGTCGGGGCCACGAACTACCGGGAGTTCTACAACCCGCAGACCGGCGCCTACGCCTATTCCGCCGCCGCCGACGTGCAGTTCTTCACCTCGCGGGGCTATTCGATCCAGGGCGATGCCTGGTCGGTGGGATAACGGCCCCGCCGGCCCCGGGCCGGGGAGCACCCGGCGAACGTCGAATCGGCAACCGCACGCCGACCCGGTGGGGGGCCGAAGAGCCTTCTCCAGCGCTTCGCAACCCGGCCCGAGTTCAACCCGGCATCCCCGCCAATCTGGCAGGAACCATGGGCTCAGCGGCGTCGATGGCTGCCTGTTTGACGGAGAACGAAACACGCCCACCCATCGCCCATATCGCTACCTGTTCGCGCCCCTGGACTTACATTGATTGAACGCGATTGGCACGCCCGCTGCTTCATGGTTCCTTTCGGAGAAGCGACCCGTAGCGGCGATGCACGGGCTGCCGTCAGGGGCTTCTCCCTCGCATGGTCAATTTCCTTTCAAGCGTTGCCCGTGAACCATTGAGAGGGGGTTCTCTATGCTTCCCATGCTGTCCAGGAATGCGATGCTGGCTCCGAGCGCAAGCGGCCCGATCCATCGCCTGGATTCGTTCTTCGATCGAGTCTTCGGCGAGGATGGCTCGTTCGGCCTGGCCTGGGACAACGTGCCGGTCTCGATGTGGGAGGACGACGATCGCATCCACGTCGAGGCCGACCTGCCCGGCATGACCGAGAATGATGTGGAGATCACCGTCCACAACGGGATGCTCTCCATCCGCGGCGAGCGCAAGCCCGAGGGCGGCCGGAACTACTTCTACAACGGCCGATCCTACGGGCGGTTCGAGCGGGTGATCACGCTCCCGGAGGCCGTGAATGCCGACGACGTGCAGGGCACGCTCAAGGACGGCGTCCTGCGATTGACGCTGCCCAAGCGCCCCGAGGCGAGGCCGAAGAAGATCACGCTCAGGACGACCTGACGGGTCGCCGGCGAGACAATCTCGGGGGCCCCCGGGGCGGGCCCGGAGGCCGCGTCTTGAGGTCCGGCAGGCGGGGCGGGCTCCTCGCCCCGCCCCGGCGTAGGGAGGAGTGCGGAACATGGCCATCGAACGCTGGGATCCCTTCCGCGACGCGGTCAGCCTCCGCGACGCGGTGAACACGCTCTTCCAGGAGAGCTTCGTCCGGCCGGGGAGCGTCCCGAACACCAACGGCACGGCCTCGCTGCCGCTGGACATCTGCGAGTCGGAGAACGAGTTCGTGATCAGGGCCTCGCTCCCCGGAGTGAAGCCGGATGACGTGCAGATCACCCTCCACGGCGACACCCTGACCATCCGCGCCGAGGCGAAGGCCGAGGAGGAGAAGAAGGGCGAGCACTGGCACCTCCGCGAGCGACGATTCGGCTCGTTCCAGCGGTCCGTGACCCTCGGCACGCCCGTCAACACCGAGAAGGCCGACGCCCAGTACGAGCACGGCGTCCTGACGCTCCGGCTGCCGAAGGCCGAGGAGGCCAAGCCCCGCCAGATCCGGATCGGCGGCTCCAGGCAGGCCAGGGTCGGCCAGGAATCGGGCTCGAAGTGACGCGGTCCGAGCGGCCGCGCCCCCCGGCGCGGCCGCGCACCTCCGTTTCGCCCCTCCCCGGCCGCTCCGGTCATCCCCCCCCGCCGCCGGCGCGTGCCGCCTCGCCCCGAGGAGATCCGACGCCGGGCAGGAAGAACTCGGGCAGGTCGGCCTCGAGGCGCCTCTCCAGCGAATCCAGATGCCGCGAGGCGGAATGCTCCGGCGCCAGTTCGCGGGCGAACTCCCAGCAGAAGAAGGCCGGCTCGGTCGCGAAGGCCTGCTGATAGGTCGAGCCGAGGTCCCTCCAGACCGACGGGTTGTAGGGGTTGACCCTCAGGGCCGCGAGGTGCAGCCGCCGCGCGTCGTCGAAGGCACGCTCCACGCCCGCCCCCGTGCGTCGCCGCGCGTGGAGGTTGGCCTCGTAGATCATGAGCACATGGGGGAAATCCCCGGATGCCTTCCTCAGGGATTGGAGGGTCCGGATGGCCCCGGCCAGGTGGTCCTGGTCGGGCATGAGCGCCGCGTCGAGGCGGCGGAGGCTCGGGTCGTCCCGCGCGCGGTCGGCGAAGGATTGGACCCGGCGATGCCAGTCCGGGTCCTCCGTCTGGAGGAAAAGCTCCGTCGCGGCCAGGGTGGCCTCGAAGTACCGGCCCGCGGCCGAGGCGCGATCGAATCCGGCCGAGGCACGCGCGACCTGCGCGGAGGCCCCGCGCGGGTCCTTCCGGGCGGCCTCCATCAGGGACGCCTCCTCGCCGAGGTTTGGCTGAACCCTGGACAGCCCGGCGACCAGGAAGGAGGACTCGTCCCCGACGCAGGCGCGATCGAGGGCGTACCGGGTGCAGACCGCCGGATCGGTCGCCCGGCCCCCGGGGTAGGCCATGTGGACGAGGACCTTCGGTATCCCCGGGCGGGCCTGCAGGTCCCCGAGGATCTCGGGATGGGTGCCGTAGTGGGCGTAGCGGAACGACTGCGAGAAGACGAGCAGCGTCCGGGGCGAAGCCCGGGCCATCTCCTTGTCGAATTCGAAGAGGAGTCTGTCCTTCCACCGGAATAACACCCGCGACGACGTCTCCTCGCGGCGGATCTCCGTCGGCGTGCCGGGTTCGGAGACCGCGAGCTCGTGATGCAGCAGCGCCGGCGGCCAGTCCGGCATGGACCTGCCCCCCGCTCCCCGGAACGCGGCCAGTAAGGCCTTCCGGCTGCCCAGTTCCATCGCGCGGAACAGCGGGACGCTGTACAGCGACCACTCCGCATACTCCTTCTTCGCGAGGTCGACGACGAGCCGACGCCGCGCCCGGAAGTCCAGCACGTAGCGGACCCCCGCCACCTCCTCGGCGAGGCGGTCGGCGCCGAGGACCAGGCGGACGGGGTACGACCGCGGGGCATCCGCCGGCAGCCCCGCGCCCTCGACCGTCACCGTGACGTCCAGTCGTACCGGGGCTTCGGGCGTCGCGCCGGCCCCGAGCAGGACGATGAGCACCGAGATCGGACTCGATAGCATGAACATGCCCAACCTCCCTGGCCGAACCTGTTCGGCGTCATCGCCGAGTCCGACGCGCCGGGCGCCGGGCGGATCCGGGGCCGCCGGGATCGCGGCGGCGAGCCCCCTCGGCGACTGCCTCGCGAGGGGCCCCGGCCCGCGTCACGGTCGCCTCGTCACGACCCCGCAGGCACCGGGCCCCGCGACAGGACCCCGCCGCGAAGCCGGAATGGCCGTCCCGCCGGCCCCTCGCGAGCCGGTCCAGCCAGCTCGAGCGTAGGCATATCGCATCAGCCGATCAAGCAAATCCCGATAAATCCACCGCGCCAGCCCGGCCCCGCTCCGCCGGGCCCGCCGCCGTCGCGGGGTCAGGCCTTCCCCGCGATGGCCGCCGTCCAGTGGGCGACCGCCTCCGGCGACATGGAGCCGATGGGCTCCAGGCGGGCGTCGCGGTAGCCCCACAGGCCGATGTCGGGCAGGTACTGCTCGCGGGAGAGGAGCGTCCCGAAGCAGACCTTCGCCGGCTCCGGGGGCGGCTGGCACTCCAGCTCCTCGGACAGCCTGGCGGCCAGGCGCTTGAGGACCCACGGCGGGATGCAGTCGCGCTCGGCGGGGTAGATGAAGCCGAAGGTGACGAGGTGGCCGAAGAGGATTCGCCACTTGTCGCCGAAGCGGCGGAGCAATCGCTCCCAGTCCAGGCCGCGCCCGCGGCTGCGGATGAGGTGGGCGACGTCGGCGCCATCGAACCGCTCGCGCTCCTGGATGAAGGCCTTGGACCAGATCATCTCCTCCGCGGGGCAGAGCTTCACCGGCACGCCCATCACCTCGCCGTCGGCCGCGTGGGCGAACCACTCGTCGTCCACCTCGGAGACGCCGTTGCCCGAGGAGTAGATCAGGTCGATGAACGCGTCGTCCTCGTACGCCTTGGCCAGCCAGTGGGGGAAGGTGGCCTCGGTCTGGTACCCGGCCGCCTCCAGCGCCCGGAGCATGGGGTCGCGGTCGGCCCGGCGGATGAAGACGTCCAGGTCCTTCGTGTGTCGCTCGATCCCCGCGTGCTTCGTCAGCGCGTACGCACCGCCGACGAGGAACGGCGGGCCCGCCTCGTTGAGCACGGCCAGCGTGCGCTGGTAGAACGCCTTCGTCTTCGGGTCCAGCCCGGCTTCCACGAGTCCCATGCCCGGCATTCCTCCGCTTGCGGTCCCAGGGTGCGTCCCCCACGGCTGCAAGTCCGGTGCCGCGCGGGCACGGTCTTTGCCGACTGCACGGTTGCGAAGTCGGCCCGCGTCGGTGCCGGGCGACGATCCCCGTTCGCGGAGGAAGACGATGTCCGAGACGAGATCGACGGTGAGGGTCGCGGCGGTCGGCGACCTCCATTGCAGCAAGGACTCCCGGGGATTGATCCGGCCGCTGTTCGAGGCCGCGGGCGAGTTCGCCGACGTGCTGGTGCTCTGCGGCGACCTGACCGACTACGGGCTGCCCGAGGAGGCGAGCCTCCTGGTCGAGGAGCTGTCCGTCCCGTCGCGGCCGCCGACGGTGGCCGTGCTGGGCAACCACGACTTCGAGTCCGGCCGGGAGGGCGAGGTCCGCCGGATCCTCGCGGAGGCGGGCATCACGCTGCTCGACGGCGACGCGGTCGTGATCGAGGGGGTCGGGTTCGCGGGGGCCCGGGGGTTCGGGGGCGGGTTCGGCCGGGGGACGCTCGGCTCCTGGGGCGAGAAGGCGGTCAAGGCGTTCGTCCAGGAGGCGGTGGACGAGGCGCTGAAGCTCGAGAGCGCCCTCGCGCGGCTGCGGACCGAGAGCCGGATCGCGGTGCTCCACTACTCCCCGGTCCGCGACACGGTCGTGAACGAGCCGCCGGAGATCTTCCCGTTCCTCGGCTGCGGCCGCCTCGAGGACCCGCTGAACCGCTACCCCGTCACGGCCGTCGTCCACGGCCACGCCCACAACGGCACCCCCGAGGGCCGGACCGCCGGGGGGACCCCGGTCTACAACGTCTCGCTCCCCCTGATGCGCAAGGCCGCCCCCGGCGGCCCGCCGTTCCGGATCCTGGAGGTCCCGGCGGGGTCGCCGGCCGGTTGAGGCTCCGCCGGAAGGCCGACATCTGGCCCTCCCGCCGCCGGCGGTGCGAAGATGGTGGCGCGGCGGGCCGAGGCGGGCCCGCCGCGACCTCGGGAGATCGGATCGTGATGGCTGCCCGTGCGACCGTCCTGGCCTGGCTTGGCCTGTCCCTCGTCCCGGCGGGGGCCGGCCGCGGCGAGCCCCCGCGCGAGCCGCTCGTGATCACGCGCGACGCGGCCCTGGAGCCCGGCCGCGTCTACGGGCCGATCGTGGTGAAGGGCTCCGGGATCACGGTCGACGGCCGGGGCGCCTGGGTCGTGGGCGCGACGGGCGGGCCGGCGAAGGCGTTCCGGGGTACGGGCATCTGGGCGGAGCACGCCTCCCGGGTCACGCTGAGGAACCTCAACGCCAAGGGCTGGGAGACCGGCCTGCGGATCGTCGACGGCGAGGGCTGGCTCGTCGAGGGGTGCGATTTCTCCGACAACTTCGACGACCCGGCCTTCGGCTGGGGGGAGAACGGGCGCCGGGGCGGCATCGTGCTGGAGCGGGTCCGCAAGTCGACTCTCCGCCGCAACCGGGCCAACCGCGTCTGGGACGGATGCGTGCTCGTCGATTCGGACGACAACACGCTCGAGCACAACGACTTCTCCCACACCTCAAACACGGGCCTGAGGCTCTGGCACGCGTCCCGGAACCGGGTCGAGCGCAACAACCTCTCCTACGGCCTGCGGATCGACCCGGGCGAGGTCCACGCGCGCGACTCCGCCTGCGTGCTGATCGAGAGCGGCTCGGACGGCAATCGATTGGTCGCCAACGACTGCACACACGGCGGCGACGGCATCTTCATCCGCGTCCTCAACGGCCGGGTGAGCGCGGGGAACGTCTTCGAGGAGAACGACGCCTCGTACGCCAACAACAACGGCTTCGAGGCCTGGGCCCCGCGGAACGTCTACCGCCGCAACCGGGCCAACCACTGCAGCTACGGCTTCTGGCTGGGCGCCTCGGACCAGACGCGGCTCGAGGGGAACGAGGCGTCGTTCAACGGCCTCCCCGGCGGGTTCCACAACTCCCCCCACCTGCCCGGCGACGGCCACGCCGGCATCGTCTTCCTGTTCGGCCCGTCGAGCCACACGGTGGTCCGGGACAACACCTGCCGCGACAACAACGGCGCGGGGGTCGCCCTCGTCGGCGACCTCGAGCGCGGCGGCCCGAAGTGGAAGGCGTTCCACTGGGTCGTGGAGCGGAACCGCCTGGAGGGCAACCGCTGGGGCCTGTACGCCCGCAACGCGGACTGGATCGACCTCTCCGGCAACGCGTTCAGGGGCAACACCGGGGACGACGTCCGCCTCGACGGCGGGGTGACGCGGTTCGCGAATCGCAAGGGTGACACCGGCATCCAGGCGCCTCCCGTCGTGCGACTGGAAGGGCCCGACCGCGTCCGTCGCGGGGAGGAGGTGACCTTCGACGCCTCGCGGAGTTCCGATCCCCAGGGGCGGCCCCTGACCTTCGCCTGGGACCTCGGCGACGGCACCCGGGCGGACTCGGCGGTCGTCCGGCACGCCTTCGCGAAGCCCGGGTTCCACCGCCTGGGCCTGACCGTGTCCAACGGCTCGCTCTCCGAGATCGGCTGGCGCGACCTCTACGTGGCGGACGAGGGTGAGGACCTCGCCACGGAGGGCCGGGCCGCATCGTGGATCTGGCGGGACCCGGATTCCCGCGTCGCGTTCGCGGACGACGAGGCGACCAGGGTCATCGGGCGCAGTTCCGTCGCCGCCCGAATCTCCCCCTACGGCGGCGGGC from Aquisphaera giovannonii includes these protein-coding regions:
- a CDS encoding Hsp20/alpha crystallin family protein, translating into MLAPSASGPIHRLDSFFDRVFGEDGSFGLAWDNVPVSMWEDDDRIHVEADLPGMTENDVEITVHNGMLSIRGERKPEGGRNYFYNGRSYGRFERVITLPEAVNADDVQGTLKDGVLRLTLPKRPEARPKKITLRTT
- a CDS encoding Hsp20/alpha crystallin family protein, with amino-acid sequence MAIERWDPFRDAVSLRDAVNTLFQESFVRPGSVPNTNGTASLPLDICESENEFVIRASLPGVKPDDVQITLHGDTLTIRAEAKAEEEKKGEHWHLRERRFGSFQRSVTLGTPVNTEKADAQYEHGVLTLRLPKAEEAKPRQIRIGGSRQARVGQESGSK
- a CDS encoding tetratricopeptide repeat protein; translation: MFMLSSPISVLIVLLGAGATPEAPVRLDVTVTVEGAGLPADAPRSYPVRLVLGADRLAEEVAGVRYVLDFRARRRLVVDLAKKEYAEWSLYSVPLFRAMELGSRKALLAAFRGAGGRSMPDWPPALLHHELAVSEPGTPTEIRREETSSRVLFRWKDRLLFEFDKEMARASPRTLLVFSQSFRYAHYGTHPEILGDLQARPGIPKVLVHMAYPGGRATDPAVCTRYALDRACVGDESSFLVAGLSRVQPNLGEEASLMEAARKDPRGASAQVARASAGFDRASAAGRYFEATLAATELFLQTEDPDWHRRVQSFADRARDDPSLRRLDAALMPDQDHLAGAIRTLQSLRKASGDFPHVLMIYEANLHARRRTGAGVERAFDDARRLHLAALRVNPYNPSVWRDLGSTYQQAFATEPAFFCWEFARELAPEHSASRHLDSLERRLEADLPEFFLPGVGSPRGEAARAGGGGG
- a CDS encoding nucleotidyltransferase — encoded protein: MGLVEAGLDPKTKAFYQRTLAVLNEAGPPFLVGGAYALTKHAGIERHTKDLDVFIRRADRDPMLRALEAAGYQTEATFPHWLAKAYEDDAFIDLIYSSGNGVSEVDDEWFAHAADGEVMGVPVKLCPAEEMIWSKAFIQERERFDGADVAHLIRSRGRGLDWERLLRRFGDKWRILFGHLVTFGFIYPAERDCIPPWVLKRLAARLSEELECQPPPEPAKVCFGTLLSREQYLPDIGLWGYRDARLEPIGSMSPEAVAHWTAAIAGKA
- a CDS encoding metallophosphoesterase family protein, translating into MSETRSTVRVAAVGDLHCSKDSRGLIRPLFEAAGEFADVLVLCGDLTDYGLPEEASLLVEELSVPSRPPTVAVLGNHDFESGREGEVRRILAEAGITLLDGDAVVIEGVGFAGARGFGGGFGRGTLGSWGEKAVKAFVQEAVDEALKLESALARLRTESRIAVLHYSPVRDTVVNEPPEIFPFLGCGRLEDPLNRYPVTAVVHGHAHNGTPEGRTAGGTPVYNVSLPLMRKAAPGGPPFRILEVPAGSPAG
- a CDS encoding right-handed parallel beta-helix repeat-containing protein, which produces MAARATVLAWLGLSLVPAGAGRGEPPREPLVITRDAALEPGRVYGPIVVKGSGITVDGRGAWVVGATGGPAKAFRGTGIWAEHASRVTLRNLNAKGWETGLRIVDGEGWLVEGCDFSDNFDDPAFGWGENGRRGGIVLERVRKSTLRRNRANRVWDGCVLVDSDDNTLEHNDFSHTSNTGLRLWHASRNRVERNNLSYGLRIDPGEVHARDSACVLIESGSDGNRLVANDCTHGGDGIFIRVLNGRVSAGNVFEENDASYANNNGFEAWAPRNVYRRNRANHCSYGFWLGASDQTRLEGNEASFNGLPGGFHNSPHLPGDGHAGIVFLFGPSSHTVVRDNTCRDNNGAGVALVGDLERGGPKWKAFHWVVERNRLEGNRWGLYARNADWIDLSGNAFRGNTGDDVRLDGGVTRFANRKGDTGIQAPPVVRLEGPDRVRRGEEVTFDASRSSDPQGRPLTFAWDLGDGTRADSAVVRHAFAKPGFHRLGLTVSNGSLSEIGWRDLYVADEGEDLATEGRAASWIWRDPDSRVAFADDEATRVIGRSSVAARISPYGGGRVELVYPTAKDAAWPLRGRTELVFWLKALNENVPGWQDVNPVVRLSGSADRSVVFTPRADLLSHPPHNEGREGWTRFAIPLAGNADWSREGPMLETVHAIAIGFDSWGTPPLQIWIDGLCLE